The Brassica oleracea var. oleracea cultivar TO1000 chromosome C6, BOL, whole genome shotgun sequence genomic interval CTCGACGGAGAAGAAGAAGAGGACCGTTTAGTGTTCTTACGAGATCCGCCGCCGACGGGGATGTTACGGAGGGAACCGCCTTTGGTCCAGTAACGACGACAGTTTTTGCAATAATGACGTGGCTGAGACAGGTTGTAGTTGTTGTAGTAACAGAATTTGGTGTTGGGTGAGTCACAGCGAGGGCACTTTAGCTGCTGTTGCTCCGGTAACTCCGGCTGCTGCTGCTTAGCCGCCATCATTAGCATCGATTGGTGGTGGTAATACGCTGACGTCAGGTCCTGCATCTTTTTTTGTTTGGTTCCTTTGGATCAAAATGACGTCTTTCTTGAAAAATAGAAGAAAGTGAATGAAATCTAATGTCTTCAGAGTTTTTTAAAAGAGAAAGATGGAATATTTTTTGATGGTGGCAATTGCAGGTTATGAATTAGAGAGATAAAGAGTGGAGATATTTGGTGGGTTTATAGTGTATGTATGTGTGTGTGTGTGAGAGAGAGAGAGGATTATTTGAATGGAATCACAGAATGACAAATTCAACACTTACTTTTTGTCGTTTGCTAGATTATAATCAAATCAAAGTACCAACCTCACAAGCTGAAATTAAAGAGTTTGTGA includes:
- the LOC106298448 gene encoding dof zinc finger protein DOF1.7, encoding MQDLTSAYYHHQSMLMMAAKQQQPELPEQQQLKCPRCDSPNTKFCYYNNYNLSQPRHYCKNCRRYWTKGGSLRNIPVGGGSRKNTKRSSSSSPSSSNLKDKTVAVPDQKPNSEEESRPKLVEEERRMTGQEMDTTRMLYGLPVGDPRFTSLLGADVGIRYETGSNWYPGIHLGLGLGPGIPRDD